A stretch of Episyrphus balteatus chromosome 2, idEpiBalt1.1, whole genome shotgun sequence DNA encodes these proteins:
- the LOC129910341 gene encoding molybdenum cofactor synthesis protein cinnamon-like, whose product MDQPVFVVLTISDSCHQQTAIDKSGPRLVELVKETFSNCQIITEILPDERSVISSKLNGYALRNVRAIFSTGGTGFGPRDITPEATKDVIQKECPQLVLTMALESLKKTPFAALSRAVAGIHNKTLIVNFPGSEKAVVECFESIREVLPHALQLIGDDFKLVQKTHMEVQGSFARMERGHVCPHKTAISGDHNDRNSPFPMLAVHEALGIMFRIVVVQRTIPNFLSQYVAPVDIPPFRASIKDGYAMKSAGFSGAKKVIGYIAAGDEVSDYELQEDECFKINTGAPIPNHSDCVIQIEDTKLLRTTKQGNEDLVEILVEPKANLDIRPIGCDLRKGTQLFPSADHSEVVVKSILASVGKTIQFKKPKIAVISTGSELLAPDDVEVSGKIYDSNTTMLEELLAYFNFDCMMKSVLRDDFESLKAAVEEIYQSVDFIICSGGVSMGDKDYIKPVLEKLGFQINFGRINMKPGKPMTFASNTSNGKYFFGLPGNPVSAFVTFHLFALPAIRWASGWERDKCELATIQVTLQNDNIDLDPRPEYVRASVTSKNGRLYASVNGNQISSRLQSIIGADVLVHLPGKTPEKPVASAGDILRASVLRYDFISKYE is encoded by the exons ATGGATCAACCAGTGTTTGTTGTCCTAAcaa TCAGTGATTCGTGTCACCAACAAACAGCAATTGATAAAAGCGGTCCACGTTTAGTGGAATTGGTTAAAGAAACTTTTTCCAATTGCCAAATAATTACCGAAATTCTACCCGACGAACGTAGTGTCATCAGTAGCAAACTAAATGGCTATGCCCTCAGAAATGTTCGTGCAATTTTCTCAACTGGTGGCACCGGTTTCGGTCCCAGAGATATTACACCCGAAGCTACTAAAGATGTTATACAAAAAGAATGTCCACAACTCGTGTTGACAATGGCTTTGGAGAGTCTCAAGAAAACCCCCTTTGCTGCATTATCTCGAGCTGTTGCAGGTATACATAATAAAACACTGATTGTCAATTTTCCAGGCAGTGAAAAAGCAGTAGTCGAATGTTTTGAATCCATTCGAGAGGTACTGCCTCATGCGCTCCAATTAATTGGTGATGATTTTAAATTAGTCCAAAAGACTCATATGGAAGTTCAGGGAAGTTTTGCTAGAATGGAAAGAGGACACGTTTGTCCACATAAAACTGCTATTTCTGGAGATCACAATGATCGGAATTCACCATTTCCAATGTTGGCCGTTCACGAGGCACTTGGAATTATGTTTCGAATTGTTGTGGTGCAACGAACAATTCCGAACTTTTTGTCGCAATATGTAGCACCTGTTGATATCCCACCATTTAGAGCTTCGATAAAGGATGGCTACGCAATGAAGTCGGCAGGATTTTCTGGTGCAAAGAAAGTCATAGGATACATAGCTGCTGGTGATgag GTTTCGGACTATGAACTTCAAGAAGATGaatgtttcaaaataaataccgGTGCCCCAATTCCAAATCATTCAGACTGTGTTATTCAAATAGAAGACACTAAACTTTTGCGTACTACAAAACAGGGCAATGAAGATTTAGTGGAGATCTTGGTTGAACCTAAGGCTAATCTAGATATAAG GCCGATTGGATGTGACCTAAGAAAAGGCACTCAACTCTTTCCTAGCGCCGATCATTCCGAAGTTGTGgttaaatcaattttagctTCTGTTGGAAAAACTATTCAATTTAAGAAACCAAAAATAGCTGTTATTTCCACTGGCAGTGAACTTCTAGCCCCAGATGATGTGGAAGTTTCGGGTAAAATCTACGATTCAAATACAACAATGCTGGAAGAATTGTTGGCCTATTTTAATTTCGATTGCATGATGAAGAGTGTCTTGAGAGATGA TTTCGAGTCACTTAAAGCTGCAGTTGAAGAAATTTATCAATCAGTAGATTTCATTATTTGCAGTGGAGGTGTTTCAATGGGCGATAAAGATTATATAAAACCGGTTTTAGAGAAACTaggttttcaaattaattttggaCGAATTAATATGAAACCTGG AAAACCCATGACCTTTGCATCAAATACTAGTAACGGAAAATATTTCTTTGGTCTACCAGGAAATCCAGTATCAGCTTTTGTAACATTTCATTTGTTTGCACTGCCAGCCATTCGTTGGGCTTCCGGTTGGGAGAGGGATAAATGCGAGTTGGCAACAATTCAAGTTACT cttCAAAACGATAATATTGATCTTGATCCTAGACCCGAATATGTTCGTGCTTCGGTAACTAGTAAAAATGGACGTCTCTATGCTTCAGTCAATGGAAATCaa ATTAGCAGTAGACTACAAAGCATTATTGGTGCTGATGTTCTT
- the LOC129909814 gene encoding N-alpha-acetyltransferase 38, NatC auxiliary subunit has translation MSSTSSEYNAEPLQREPIVQRPRPPPEALTKGRANLRKWLGKTFRVVITDGRVLTGFFNCTDKDANVVLSMCTEYLEEGKDARVLGNVMIPGKHIVSISVDMPVDPPMTSQELTQ, from the exons ATGAGTAGCACAAGTTCAGAATATAATGCAGAACCCCTTCAAAGAGAA CCAATAGTTCAGCGTCCACGACCACCACCAGAAGCTCTAACCAAAGGCAGAGCAAACCTCCGCAAATGGCTAGGCAAGACATTCAGAGTAGTCATAACCGACGGCCGGGTTCTAACCGGCTTCTTCAACTGCACCGACAAAGACGCAAATGTTGTCCTATCAATGTGCACTGAATATTTGGAAGAAGGAAAAGATGCACGAGTTCTGGGCAATGTCATGATTCCAGGCAAGCACATAGTCTCAATATCTGTGGATATGCCTGTCGACCCACCAATGACTTCCCAAGAATTGACACAATGA
- the LOC129909816 gene encoding cytochrome c oxidase assembly factor 6 homolog produces the protein MSFPTKDERAKCWKARDDFWACLDTHAPGHQSTSGEAVPKQCADLRKLYEKSCPSQWVKHFDRKRTYEQFKEKVSKGFDPLEQKEK, from the coding sequence ATGAGTTTTCCAACCAAAGACGAACGGGCAAAATGCTGGAAAGCTCGCGATGATTTCTGGGCTTGCCTAGATACTCATGCCCCCGGTCATCAATCCACCAGTGGTGAAGCTGTTCCCAAACAATGTGCCGACTTGAGGAAACTCTACGAAAAATCCTGTCCGTCGCAATGGGTCAAACACTTTGACCGAAAACGAACCTACGAACAATTCAAGGAAAAAGTTAGCAAGGGCTTTGACCCGCTCGAACAAAAAGAGAAATAA
- the LOC129909517 gene encoding uncharacterized protein LOC129909517 gives MIYIIELQVSYDIVLGCQPQNLSLALYSHCKNNYNIRTAPTAALEVITDLPPLHLLLKKEAMVNGYRLIAEDNSNCKIIHSDILTELNREELLKISLVDNCLPRYTFTQNYKVTFPSRHEWEQNRPIFNSESHVWYTDGSKTNEGVGAGVFGMNTKTYLHQSMDSFNSVFRAEIFAIELCLRENLNRAVINKKIYILSDSKAALQALRSNEVISKLVWDCIQLLHQPASTNRVQLIWIPGHSGHVGNEIADTLARKGSASTFMMPRPFCGIPTSTAKHYINKWLRDMANHYWTHTEGNRQAKKFIPNISHARTKQLLTLTRSQIRITTGFLTGHCSVKKHLKTMGITQDDTCRMCNEDEETAEHILCHCNCLINTRRRHLGGIST, from the exons ATGATTTACATAATTGAATTGCAGG TATCTTATGATATCGTCCTGGGGTGCCAACCCCAAAATCTCTCGCTGGCTCTATACAGCCATTGCAAGAACAATTATAACATACGAACAGCCCCCACAGCAGCGTTAGAAGTTATCACAGATCTACCACCACTCCATCTCCTACTAAAGAAAGAAGCCATGGTCAACGGCTACAGGCTCATCGCAGAAGATAACTCTAATTGCAAGATAATTCACTCTGATATTCTCACTGAATTAAATAGGgaagaattacttaaaatatctCTAGTAGACAATTGTCTCCCAAGATATACCTTCACCCAAAACTATAAGGTCACATTCCCCTCACGACATGAGTGGGAACAGAACAGACCCATCTTCAATAGCGAGTCTCATGTATGGTACACAGATGGCTCCAAAACAAATGAAGGTGTTGGGGCCGGAGTATTCGGAATGAACACCAAAACTTATCTGCACCAGAGCATGGACAGCTTCAATTCCGTATTCCGAGCAGAGATATTCGCAATTGAACTCTGCCTCAGAGAAAACTTAAACAGAgctgtaataaacaaaaaaatttatattctctcTGACAGCAAGGCCGCACTCCAAGCTCTTAGGAGCAATGAAGTCATCTCAAAGCTGGTATGGGACTGCATACAACTTCTACACCAACCTGCCAGTACAAACAGAGTTCAACTCATTTGGATACCTGGTCACAGCGGTCACGTTGGGAATGAAATAGCAGACACACTAGCCAGAAAAGGTTCCGCATCTACATTCATGATGCCAAGACCATTCTGTGGCATACCAACAAGCACTGCAAAACATTACATTAATAAATGGCTAAGAGATATGGCTAATCATTACTGGACGCATACGGAAGGTAACAGACAagccaaaaaatttataccaaacaTCTCCCACGCCAGAACGAAACAACTCCTCACACTCACCAGGAGTCAGATTCGCATAACCACAGGCTTCCTTACTGGACACTGCTCAGTAAAAAAACACCTCAAGACCATGGGCATTACACAAGACGATACCTGCAGAATGTGTAACGAAGACGAAGAAACAGCAGAACACATATTGTGTCACTGTAATTGCTTAATCAATACACGTCGACGTCACCTCGGAGG gatttctacatga
- the LOC129911462 gene encoding uncharacterized protein LOC129911462 isoform X2 gives MMKCFIIFTVLIVCVVVRAEIKSEGDSESAPSEIEISENQLKKQEKRGIGYNTLGGYTSGLGVDGALGGVGALGGVGYNGIAGYNGGVGYSGAVGGYNSAYYSPYTPPRVAGLGGISSYTNPGYYNSGYNTGYSGLGGYTGYNSGYGYPSTAAAYSSSRLGYPYTRQGYYNSYPSSYYNSQLGSSIVGGGLGLGVGPTPVPVVAGGGYQYGPGISGGIY, from the exons ATGATGAAGTGCTTT ATAATCTTCACGGTCCTTATTGTGTGTGTGGTGGTTAGAGCTGAAATCAAATCGGAAGGAGATTCTGAGTCAGCGCCATCTGAAATCGAAATCTCAGAAAATCAGTTGAAGAAACAGGAGAAACGTGGAATAGGATACAATACTCTTGGTGGTTATACAAGTGGATTGGGTGTTGATGGAGCATTAGGAGGAGTTGGAGCATTAGGTGGAGTTGGATACAACGGCATTGCTGGATATAATGGAGGAGTTGGATACTCAGGTGCTGTAGGCGGTTACAATAGCGCTTATTATAGTCCTTATACACCACCCAGAGTAGCGGGTCTTGGAG GTATCTCCAGCTACACAAATCCAGGATATTACAACAGTGGATATAATACGGGATATAGTGGTTTGGGTGGATATACTGGATACAATTCTGGTTATGGATACCCATCAACAGCAGCTGCATATAGTAGCTCCCGACTAGGATATCCATATACTCGTCAAGGCTATTACAATTCGTATCCATCAAGTTATTACAACAGTCAACTTGGAAGCAGTATTGTAGGAGGTGGTCTAGGACTTGGCGTTGGCCCTACACCAGTTCCAGTTGTTGCAGGTGGGGGTTATCAGTACGGACCTGGTATTTCAGGAGgaatatattaa
- the LOC129911462 gene encoding uncharacterized protein LOC129911462 isoform X1, producing MMKCFIIFTVLIVCVVVRAEIKSEGDSESAPSEIEISENQLKKQEKRGIGYNTLGGYTSGLGVDGALGGVGALGGVGYNGIAGYNGGVGYSGAVGGYNSAYYSPYTPPRVAGLGAGISSYTNPGYYNSGYNTGYSGLGGYTGYNSGYGYPSTAAAYSSSRLGYPYTRQGYYNSYPSSYYNSQLGSSIVGGGLGLGVGPTPVPVVAGGGYQYGPGISGGIY from the exons ATGATGAAGTGCTTT ATAATCTTCACGGTCCTTATTGTGTGTGTGGTGGTTAGAGCTGAAATCAAATCGGAAGGAGATTCTGAGTCAGCGCCATCTGAAATCGAAATCTCAGAAAATCAGTTGAAGAAACAGGAGAAACGTGGAATAGGATACAATACTCTTGGTGGTTATACAAGTGGATTGGGTGTTGATGGAGCATTAGGAGGAGTTGGAGCATTAGGTGGAGTTGGATACAACGGCATTGCTGGATATAATGGAGGAGTTGGATACTCAGGTGCTGTAGGCGGTTACAATAGCGCTTATTATAGTCCTTATACACCACCCAGAGTAGCGGGTCTTGGAG CAGGTATCTCCAGCTACACAAATCCAGGATATTACAACAGTGGATATAATACGGGATATAGTGGTTTGGGTGGATATACTGGATACAATTCTGGTTATGGATACCCATCAACAGCAGCTGCATATAGTAGCTCCCGACTAGGATATCCATATACTCGTCAAGGCTATTACAATTCGTATCCATCAAGTTATTACAACAGTCAACTTGGAAGCAGTATTGTAGGAGGTGGTCTAGGACTTGGCGTTGGCCCTACACCAGTTCCAGTTGTTGCAGGTGGGGGTTATCAGTACGGACCTGGTATTTCAGGAGgaatatattaa
- the LOC129910636 gene encoding leucine-rich repeat-containing protein 58, whose protein sequence is MEVYTSDSSDTDTRELKTLDYGRMNLSEITLEDDLNSGTKSKLKSQKDIETMLLNHNRLKIIPPAIKSFVNLKILDLSSNTLTELPEAVSSLPLVTLIAKNNMLTNSSLPKSLVSKNSTLKELNLSGNLLTHFPDQLLELRYLRYLYVGGNQISNISKDIWKMHSLQVLSMGGNVINDVPDTVGCLGQLQALILCDNLIESLPTSIARLKNLKSLLLHKNRLRHLPKDIVALKNLTELSLRDNPLVVRFVQEMAINPPSLMELSARAVKGTNTKYGPEDLPHTVLEYLNSANCCVNPNCKGVFFDNRVEHIKFVDFCGKYRVPLLQYLCSSKCIQPETQQRSEAGASGYLMRKVLLG, encoded by the exons atggaAGTATACACATCAGATAGCAGCGATACCGATACCCGGGAATTGAAAACACTTGATTACGGTCGTATGAATTTAAGCGAAATCACCCTCGAAGATGATCTAAACTCAGGGACGAAGTCCAAATTGAAAAGTCAAAAGGACATTGAAACTATGCTTCTCAACCATAACCGTTTGAAAATAATTCCACCTGCGATTAAAAGTtttgtcaatttgaaaattttggatttgAGTTCAAATACTTTGACAGAATTACCCGAAGCAGTCAGTTCATTACCTTTGGTGACAttaattgcaaaaaataatatgctCACAAATAGTTCATTACCCAAGTCATTGGTTTCAAAAAACTCAACATTGAAAGAATTGAATTTAAGCGGCAATTTGTTGACACACTTTCCTGATCAGTTGTTGGAACTGAGATATCTAAGATACCTTTATGTGGGTGGAAATCAAATCTCAAACATCTCAAAGGATATTTGGAAGATGCACAg CTTACAGGTTCTTTCAATGGGTGGAAATGTGATCAATGACGTCCCCGATACAGTTGGTTGCTTAGGCCAACTTCAAGCATTGATACTTTGTGATAATTTAATCGAAAGCCTTCCTACTAGTATTGCTCgtttgaaaaatcttaaatctttGCTACTGCATAAGAATCGCCTAAGACATTTGCCAAAGGACATTGTGGCTCTTAAAAACCTAACAGAG ctcAGTCTTCGTGATAATCCTCTAGTTGTGAGATTCGTTCAGGAAATGGCCATCAACCCGCCCTCGTTAATGGAATTATCTGCCAGAGCCGTTAAAGGAACAAATACAAAGTATGGACCTGAGGACTTACCACATACCGTTTTGGAATATTTAAATAGTGCAAATTGCTGTGTCAATCCAAATTGCAAAGGTGTTTTCTTCGACAATAGGGTGGAACATATTAAATTTGTAGATTTTTGTGGAAAATATCGAGTACCTTTACTGCAGTACCTATGTTCATCAAAATGCATTCAGCCAGAAACGCAACAAAGATCAGAAGCTGGTGCAAGCGGATACTTGATGCGCAAGGTTTTGCTTGGGTAG
- the LOC129908803 gene encoding uncharacterized protein LOC129908803 isoform X1, translated as MSDIIIKSENEDNDDSNDSLSALTTLLKEVKKEEHPEVLSDNETQTENNKGSETLPESFFDDLYRDELEAGPAEATTDADIAKLQEIIARKKRILHDVSEDVEGGDGPLDNRCKRKDKTNDGDKQSGNGAKRSRTTLDTSEDAHPNNNADEGIDQNNTTQPSSSSANECPEPSEEAADPEMELEKLLKTEDYYSNEEVSNPNQNIQFSNNNMQQMYGFPNGMGMMPTMYNPGATQMMGNMPPGGYPMMPNMGFPPGFYPPNMVNMQMMGYGFPQINVPSNNNEVECLPVDTSAGLPKITFKKIKLEKSVDKTVPPAEDPRKKETFNGNTTSDKSPSTSAARMRRLREKRKADDPHYVSNETKRIRELRKKQREEAPLHVLEAKKKAERDKKRMQRAKKRAEKWSIDKNPSLSTSTITLFETKNTLNEDINKAVAVLPKCPRKQKEVVTELAQQMNIALLADEQKVRLSGVGDIQYEVVKNFYYRSDIVYTCPGENDVVVYWEDGIKKKSQKHYLIVYLREAFSIFKEFHPDIEIQFSKFCSLRPKNVFLMKDTPSEHCKCVIHENFILKLKALKIGYSNDWWGKVLCDPQMDSKCWNNECDDCSNGKKIFVPDLSQICFWKEWKKTTDKKLRLSIHETCAGELLEMLINSMPSVMSHVNLKRIQAFEFQIDKLDENVRVLQVDFVMPFSCDYQNEVQSVHWSKSSVLLLTAASFYRGQCKTYIVCSDTKATDKDTVYVFLNKLFQLMNEETEEPTSEVIWSDGPSSEFKNKFMIKLMTTLSEKYKKNIYWKYFASSHGKKNIDGIGGNIKRLVRQYTMNQDKNVTVQSAKDFSELSSELVPETRVIYIPSSEIAETITTEEPWDNVKAVPEISNIHWIEANGKSVKCKKNCLSEEITAILY; from the exons atgagcgatataattataaaatcagaaaatgaaGACAACGATGATAGCAATGATTCCCTTAGTGCATTGACCACACTtttaaaagaagtaaaaaaagagGAACACCCAGAAGTGTTGTCTGACAATGAAACACAAACAGAAAATAACAAGGGCAGCGAAACTTTACCTGAGAGCTTCTTTGACGATTTATATCGGGACGAGTTAGAAGCTGGTCCTGCAGAAGCCACTACCGATGCAGATATTGCAAAATTGCAAGAAATTATTGCCAGAAAGAAGAGAATTCTTCATGATGTTAGTGAAGATGTTGAAGGAGGTGATGGACCATTGGACAACAGATGTAAGCGCAAGGACAAAACAAATGATGGAGACAAACAAAGTGGCAACGGTGCTAAACGTTCACGAACAACTTTGGACACTTCAGAAGATGCCCATCCAAATAATAATGCCGACGAAGGAATTGATCAAAATAACACCACTCAGCCATCATCTTCGTCGGCAAATGAGTGCCCTGAGCCAAGTGAAGAAGCTGCTGATCCAGAAATGGAATTAGAGAAACTTCTCAAAACAGAAGACTACTATTCAAATGAAGAGGTATCGAATCCCAatcaaaatatacaatttaGCAACAACAACATGCAACAAATGTATGGATTCCCTAATGGAATGGGAATGATGCCAACAATGTACAATCCAGGTGCAACCCAAATGATGGGTAATATGCCCCCAGGAGGTTATCCAATGATGCCTAATATGGGATTCCCTCCTGGGTTCTACCCACCGAATATGGTCAATATGCAAATGATGGGCTATGGATTTCCACAAATAAATGTTCCATCCAATAATAATGAAGTTGAATGTCTTCCAGTAGACACCAGTGCGGGATTACCTAAAAttacattcaaaaaaattaaat TAGAAAAAAGTGTAGATAAAACTGTCCCTCCAGCTGAGGATCCTAGGAAAAAAG AAACCTTCAATGGGAACACCACGTCTGATAAATCCCCATCAACCAGTGCAGCTCGCATGCGAAGGCTTCGTGAAAAGCGGAAGGCTGACGATCCACATTATGTAAGTAATGAGACCAAGAGAATTCGTgaacttcgaaaaaaacaacgaGAGGAAGCTCCATTACACGTtctagaagcaaaaaaaaaagctgaaagaGACAAAAAGAGAATGCAGAGAGCTAAGAAACGGGCTGAAAAATGGAGCATTGATAAAAATCCTTCACTTTCGACAAGTACAATAACtctatttgaaacaaaaaacacattgaatGAGGACATCAACAAAGCCGTTGCAGTATTACCAAAATGTCCACGAAAGCAGAAAGAAGTCGTCACGGAACTCGCACAACAAATGAATATTGCCTTATTAGCAGATGAACAAAAGGTTAGACTGTCAGGAGTTGGGGATATACAGTATGAAGTtgtgaaaaacttttactatcgCTCTGATATTGTGTACACTTGTCCAGGTGAAAATGACGTTGTCGTTTATTGGGAAGATGGGATAAAAAAGAAATCCCAGAAGCattatttaattgtttactTGCGAGAAGCATTCAGTATTTTCAAAGAATTCCATCCTGatattgaaattcaattttcaaagttttgtagCTTGCGACCTAAAAACGTTTTTCTTATGAAAGATACACCTTCAGAGCATTGTAAGTGTGTTATACATGAAAACTTTATCCTCAAATTAAAAGCACTTAAGATAGGTTATTCAAACGATTGGTGGGGTAAAGTATTATGTGATCCCCAAATGGATTCCAAATGTTGGAACAATGAATGCGACGATTGTTCaaatggtaaaaaaatattcgttcCAGACCTGAGTCAGATTTGCTTTTGGAAAGAGTGGAAGAAAACTACCGATAAAAAGTTACGTTTGTCAATCCATGAAACGTGTGCGGGTGAGCTTCTTGAAATGCTTATTAACTCGATGCCTTCTGTAATGAGTCATGTAAATTTAAAGAGAATACAAGCATTTGAGTTCCAAATAGATAAACTCGACGAAAATGTTCGCGTTCTTCAGGTGGATTTCGTTATGCCTTTTAGCTGTGATTATCAAAATGAAGTTCAAAGTGTACATTGGTCCAAATCCAGTGTACTTTTATTAACAGCAGCCAGTTTCTATCGAGGCCAATGTAAAACATACATTGTATGCTCTGATACCAAAGCTACAGACAAAGACACTGTATATGTTTTCTTAAATAAGCTTTTCCAACTTATGAATGAAGAAACAGAAGAACCAACATCTGAAGTAATTTGGAGTGATGGTCCTTCATCtgagtttaaaaataagtttatgattaaattgatgacaactcttagcgaaaaatataaaaaaaatatatattggaAATATTTTGCATCATCTcacggaaaaaaaaatatagatggAATAGGAGGAAACATAAAAAGGCTAGTGAGACAATATACTATGAATCAAGATAAAAATGTAACTGTTCAATCAGCTAAAGACTTTTCCGAACTATCATCAGAACTAGTGCCGGAAACTCGTGTTATTTACATTCCATCCTCAGAAATAGCCGAAACAATAACTACTGAAGAACCATGGGATAATGTTAAAGCGGTACCAGAAATATCTAATATCCATTGGATTGAAGCAAATGGCAAATCtgtgaaatgtaaaaaaaactgtttgtcCGAGGAGATAACTGCAATTTTATACTGA